A window of Mesotoga sp. Brook.08.105.5.1 genomic DNA:
GGCCGGTTTCTAGGCAGTAGTTTTTGAATTCAGCCAGTCTATCTTCAAGTATAGCCTCTCGGATCTTCTTCACGAACTGCATAAGAAAGCTGATGTTATGGTAACTCAACAGAGTCTTTCCAAGTATCTCATCCCTCGTAAAAAGGTGATGAATGTACGCTTTACTGTATGTTGAACAGACTTTGCATTGACAAAATGGATCAACAGGAGATCTGTCCAACTTGTTTCTCGCCGATTTCAGGTTAACTCTTCCCCGCGATGTAAGAGCTGCCCCGTGCCTTCCTAGCCTTGTGGGGAGAACACTGTCGAACATGTCAACGCCGTTTTCGACAGCAACCATTATCAGTTCGGGTGTCCCGACTCCCATTAGATATCTAGGCCGATCCTCCGGTAGAAACTCGACAGAGCTTGAAAGCACCCTCTCGGTAGTCTCAAAATCCTCTCCGACGCTCAACCCGCCTAGTGCAAACCCGTCAAAATCCATGGCGGTTATTTGAGAAGCGCTTTCTTCTCTTAAGTCGTTGAAGAACCCTCCCTGAACTACACCGAAAAAGGACTGCTTACTGTTCCTTCTATGTGCGATCAAAAATCTCTTTGCCCAAGCCGTTGTTCTATTCACGGAATTCCTTACGTATTCCTTTGTTGCACTTGGTTCAGTACACTCATCAAAAGCCATTGCAATGTCTGATCCAACAGCTTCTTGTATCTCCATCGAAAGCTCTGGAGTAACGAAAAGACTCCTCCCATCAAGCGGTGAGCGAAACTTAACTCCTTCATCGCTCACCTTTTTGTCTTTTAGCGAGAAAACCTGGAACCCCCCGCTATCCGTTAGGATTGAATGACCCCAAGACATGAACTTGTGAAGTCCACCGAAATCTCGTAGAATATCGAGCCCCGGGCGCAAGAACAAATGAAAAGCGTTGCCAAGTATTATTCTTGCTTCGAGTTCATGGAGCTGGTCTTGCCATATTCCCTTAACTGTTCCATTGGTCCCAACCGGCATAAACACTGGCGTATCAAACTCTCCGTGAGGAGTACTAATAATGCCGGTTC
This region includes:
- the tgt gene encoding tRNA guanosine(34) transglycosylase Tgt, encoding MVELSIRASSTESKARTGIISTPHGEFDTPVFMPVGTNGTVKGIWQDQLHELEARIILGNAFHLFLRPGLDILRDFGGLHKFMSWGHSILTDSGGFQVFSLKDKKVSDEGVKFRSPLDGRSLFVTPELSMEIQEAVGSDIAMAFDECTEPSATKEYVRNSVNRTTAWAKRFLIAHRRNSKQSFFGVVQGGFFNDLREESASQITAMDFDGFALGGLSVGEDFETTERVLSSSVEFLPEDRPRYLMGVGTPELIMVAVENGVDMFDSVLPTRLGRHGAALTSRGRVNLKSARNKLDRSPVDPFCQCKVCSTYSKAYIHHLFTRDEILGKTLLSYHNISFLMQFVKKIREAILEDRLAEFKNYCLETGLIQAVNPKTSEERMG